Below is a window of Acidobacteriota bacterium DNA.
GGGTTGGCACCAGTCTAACATAGGCGGTCAAGCGCCAACATAGTCTTGTCAGAGAAGCATCGGTGGCCGGCTTTTGTGTCTTCGGGCCGGCGCTTATCGGCAGGGGCCACGCTCTTAACGGCTCTTGCAAGCCCGCTAGTTCCCACCAACTACGACGATTCCGCTCTTGTCGGCAAGCACTATTAGATCTTCCTTGTCGAACAGAAGGGTCTTGCCGGCAGTCACCTGAATCGCCGTGGAGCCGGCGCGAGCCATGTTCTCAATCGTCGGGAGTCCGATCACCGGCACGTCGAATCGCATATCCTGGTCAGGCTTCGCCATCTTCACCACGACGAACGGTTTGCCGCGAGTCACTTCGCCGGCGCGAACGATCACCGCATCGGTCCCCTCCATCGCCTCAATCGCAACAACGGCGCGATCCTTCACGGCAATCGTTTGACCCAGGTCGAGCCTCCCGATCTCGCGCGCGACTCCCAGACCGTAGTCGATATCGGCGCGCTCTTCTTTTGTCGGCGATCGGCGCGTCAGCACGGCTCGGGGCGCGAGGAGCGACTCGAGAAATGTGGTCGAGTCCACCAGCGTTATGCCTTCGCGGGCAAGCTCGTCGGCGACTGCGTTGATCAGACTGTCGGTGTTCTTCGTTGAAAGGCGAGCCAGCAGGCGCACCATTCGAAGATCGGGCAGCGCGTTGAGCCGGAATATCTGATGGTGCTTCACCTGTCCCGCCATGATCACGTGAGTGACCTCTTCGTTCTTGAACAAGCGAATGAGACGGCCAAGCTGACCTACGCCCATCCATTCAACCTTGGCGGCTCGCTGTTCTATCTCAGACGAGGTCTCTTCTTTGATCGCGGCGACTACCATCTCCACGCCTTGCTGGCGCGCGCCCTCGAGCACTAGAAATGGAAAGCGTCCGTTGCCTGCTATCAAGCCGTACTTCATACAGGAGTACTAAACACAAAGGCACAAAGACACAAAAAGGACACGGAGACATGTCCCTTCGTTTTTCTTTGTGGCTTTGTGCCTTTGTGTTTGATTTCCGTCGCTCCTCAATAGTCCACCCAATTGCCCTTCCCGTTTGCACGCGCCTTGCCAAGCAGATATTCCGCCGACGCCAAATCCTCTATCGCCAGCCCAAGCGACTTAAACAAAGTAATCTCATCCTGCGAAACGCGGCCGGGCCTGGCGCCAATCAGTAACTCGCCGATCTCTGCTCTGATGTGATCCGGCCCAATAGCTCCCTCGCGCAGCGCGAAAAGATAGTCGCCACCTTCATTGATCGTGGATTCGCGCCGATCGACAAACAGACTCGCCGCGGCCATTGTTGCGCTGTCAACTTCGCGCGTCGTTGGGATGCTCGAGCCGACAACATTCAAGTGCGCACCCGGTGAGACCCACTCGCGTTTAATGATCGGTTCCACGGCAGTGGTTGCCGTGACGATCAGGTCCGCGCCGCGAACCGCCGCCTCGACGCTGTCGACAGGCACTAACGGAAACGAGTACCGGACGCCTAACTCCTCAGCAAATTTCCGTGCGTGTTCAAACTTGAAGCTCGCTACTCGCGCGCGTTTGATGGTGCGCACGCAAGCCATAGCTTCGATGTGCGTGCGGGCCTGCACGCCTGAACCGATGATCGCAAGCTCAGCGGCATCGTCCCGCGCCAGAAGCTGCGTTGCCACACCGGAGACGGCCGCCGTGCGAATCGCTGTTATCGCCGAAGCGTTCATCAACGCCAGCAATTCACCCGTCTCCGCGCTGAAGAGCATCACGCTGCCCTGATGCGAATCCAGTCCTCTGGCTGGATTGCCCGCAAAGAAGCAAACAGTCTTTACCCCGTACCCAGCTCGCTCACCCGAGCGATACGATGGCATCAGCGCCATATCCCCGTCAGCGCCGGGCGGCGTGATCACCATGCGCAAAGGCTGATACACATCACCCTTGGCCAGGTCCGCCAGCGCCTCGGCCATGACCGGAACGCACTCGCGGATGGGAAGCAGCTCTTCAACTTCGGCGTGGGTCAGGATGAGAACCTTCATCGCTTCGTCACTCCGCGCTCTGATGTCTCAATAAACTCGACGAGGTAGTCTATTTCGGGCCAGCCGCTGAGGTCGCGCTTGATCGCTTCAACTGCCTGGCTAGTGTTGAGCTTCGCCGCCAGCAGCAAGCGGAACGCTTGAGCGATGCGGCGTATCTCTTCGCTGCCGAACCCGTGCCGCTTGAGTCCGAGAGTGTTCTGCCCGTAGCACCGCGCGTGATTGCCAACCGTGCGGGCGTAAGGCAGCGCGTCCTTGACCACAACCGAGTAGCCTCCGATGAAAGCGTGCCGGCCCACGCGGCAGAACTGATGTACACCCCCATAGGCGCCAATCGTCGCGTAGTCTTCGACGACCACGTGGCCTGCAAGTGTGGCTCCATTTGCAAAGATAGTGTGGGAACCAATGATGCAGTCGTGTGCGATGTGGACCTGAGCCATAAAGAGATTGTCTGAGCCGATCTCGGTCAGGTTGCCCCCCCCTTTGGTGCCGCGCTGCAGCGTGGTGAACTCTCGAAAGGTGTTGCGTTCGCCCGCGCGCAGCCAGCTCCTCTCCCCTCGATACTTCAGATCCTGCGGCGCCTGTCCCGCGGACACGAAAGGAAAGAAAACCGATCCGCTCCCAAACTCAGAAGGACCTTCAATCACGCAGTGGCTGGCGACTTGAACGTTGTCGTGCAAGACAACGTCATCGCCGACAATCGAGTACG
It encodes the following:
- the lpxA gene encoding acyl-ACP--UDP-N-acetylglucosamine O-acyltransferase, translating into MSIHPTAIISHKAELGRNVSIGPYSIVGDDVVLHDNVQVASHCVIEGPSEFGSGSVFFPFVSAGQAPQDLKYRGERSWLRAGERNTFREFTTLQRGTKGGGNLTEIGSDNLFMAQVHIAHDCIIGSHTIFANGATLAGHVVVEDYATIGAYGGVHQFCRVGRHAFIGGYSVVVKDALPYARTVGNHARCYGQNTLGLKRHGFGSEEIRRIAQAFRLLLAAKLNTSQAVEAIKRDLSGWPEIDYLVEFIETSERGVTKR
- the lpxI gene encoding UDP-2,3-diacylglucosamine diphosphatase LpxI (LpxI, functionally equivalent to LpxH, replaces it in LPS biosynthesis in a minority of bacteria.), with the translated sequence MKYGLIAGNGRFPFLVLEGARQQGVEMVVAAIKEETSSEIEQRAAKVEWMGVGQLGRLIRLFKNEEVTHVIMAGQVKHHQIFRLNALPDLRMVRLLARLSTKNTDSLINAVADELAREGITLVDSTTFLESLLAPRAVLTRRSPTKEERADIDYGLGVAREIGRLDLGQTIAVKDRAVVAIEAMEGTDAVIVRAGEVTRGKPFVVVKMAKPDQDMRFDVPVIGLPTIENMARAGSTAIQVTAGKTLLFDKEDLIVLADKSGIVVVGGN
- a CDS encoding ornithine cyclodeaminase family protein — translated: MKVLILTHAEVEELLPIRECVPVMAEALADLAKGDVYQPLRMVITPPGADGDMALMPSYRSGERAGYGVKTVCFFAGNPARGLDSHQGSVMLFSAETGELLALMNASAITAIRTAAVSGVATQLLARDDAAELAIIGSGVQARTHIEAMACVRTIKRARVASFKFEHARKFAEELGVRYSFPLVPVDSVEAAVRGADLIVTATTAVEPIIKREWVSPGAHLNVVGSSIPTTREVDSATMAAASLFVDRRESTINEGGDYLFALREGAIGPDHIRAEIGELLIGARPGRVSQDEITLFKSLGLAIEDLASAEYLLGKARANGKGNWVDY